The following proteins are co-located in the Flectobacillus major DSM 103 genome:
- a CDS encoding discoidin domain-containing protein, which produces MKKLFQLSAVLLLLQWTSFAQKVPSTYCNPIDIGYRYNFEQMNEHISYRSGADPVIINHKGEYFLFVTISGGWWHSKDLFSWNYIVPDKWPMEDMCAPAAVSVRDTLYLFQSTFQQRPIFYSTEPEKGKLKFLNRWLPQLPKDIGPWDPALFHDPDTDKWYMYWGSSNVYPIFGAELDKSKKLTYKDKTDYKPLVFLDPYQHGWERFGPDHADWVKPFIEGAWMTKHKGKYYLQYAGPGTEYNVYGNGTYIGDDPLGPFTYAPYNPISYRPGGYMTGAGHGNTFQDNYGNYWNTGTPWLAVNWPMERRISMFPAGFDSDGQMFSNTRFGDWPHYLPTQKWQDRDALFTGWMLLSYQKPVTVSSVQDTIHIAKNLTDEGRQTFWVAKQNKAGEWVSIDLQHESEIRAVQVNYIDYKNNVFDSDSSVYTQFKLWGSKDGKKWELLHDLSQEPKRDRACAYIELTKPYKGRYLKYEHTYVKAVNLAIGEIRVFGNGLGKLPEMPTGLQAKRQKDERNVDIQWNKVSNAVGYNIRWGIEKDKLYQTYQVYADQPNALQIRALNLGQKYFYAIEAFNENGVSALSGVIGDK; this is translated from the coding sequence ATGAAGAAACTCTTTCAACTAAGTGCTGTTTTGCTGTTGTTACAGTGGACAAGTTTTGCTCAGAAAGTACCAAGTACGTACTGTAACCCTATTGATATTGGTTATAGGTACAATTTTGAGCAGATGAACGAACATATTTCGTATCGTTCAGGTGCCGACCCTGTAATTATTAACCACAAAGGCGAGTATTTTTTATTTGTAACCATTTCAGGAGGTTGGTGGCATTCAAAAGATTTGTTTAGCTGGAACTATATTGTGCCCGACAAATGGCCAATGGAGGATATGTGTGCTCCTGCGGCGGTGTCTGTACGAGATACACTTTATTTATTTCAATCAACCTTTCAGCAACGTCCTATTTTTTATTCGACCGAGCCAGAAAAAGGGAAATTGAAATTTTTGAATCGGTGGTTGCCACAATTACCCAAAGATATTGGCCCCTGGGATCCTGCTTTATTTCATGACCCTGATACCGATAAATGGTATATGTATTGGGGGTCGTCGAATGTATACCCGATTTTTGGAGCAGAGCTTGACAAAAGTAAAAAACTGACTTATAAGGATAAAACAGATTATAAACCTTTGGTTTTTTTAGATCCATATCAACATGGCTGGGAGCGGTTTGGCCCCGACCATGCCGATTGGGTAAAGCCTTTTATTGAAGGTGCTTGGATGACCAAACACAAAGGGAAATACTATTTGCAATATGCAGGGCCTGGCACTGAATACAATGTTTATGGCAATGGTACATATATTGGCGACGACCCCCTTGGGCCATTTACGTATGCTCCTTACAATCCTATTTCGTATCGCCCAGGTGGGTATATGACAGGGGCGGGGCATGGCAATACTTTCCAAGACAATTATGGCAATTACTGGAATACTGGCACACCTTGGCTGGCGGTAAACTGGCCAATGGAACGCCGTATCTCGATGTTTCCTGCGGGCTTTGATTCCGATGGACAGATGTTTTCAAATACTCGTTTTGGCGATTGGCCACATTATTTGCCAACCCAAAAATGGCAAGATAGAGATGCTTTGTTTACGGGCTGGATGCTATTGTCTTACCAAAAACCTGTTACGGTTTCATCGGTTCAAGATACGATTCATATAGCTAAAAATTTGACCGATGAAGGTCGTCAAACTTTTTGGGTGGCCAAACAAAATAAGGCTGGCGAATGGGTTAGTATCGATTTACAACATGAGTCCGAAATCAGGGCTGTACAGGTAAATTATATTGATTATAAAAATAATGTCTTTGATTCTGACTCGTCGGTGTATACTCAATTCAAGCTTTGGGGGTCAAAAGATGGTAAGAAATGGGAGCTTCTGCACGACCTTAGCCAAGAACCCAAACGAGATAGGGCTTGTGCCTATATAGAGCTTACAAAACCATATAAGGGACGATACCTAAAATATGAACATACGTATGTAAAAGCTGTAAATCTGGCTATTGGCGAAATCCGTGTTTTTGGTAACGGTTTAGGCAAATTACCCGAAATGCCTACTGGATTGCAGGCAAAAAGACAGAAAGATGAGCGTAATGTAGATATTCAATGGAACAAAGTTTCTAATGCTGTTGGATATAATATTCGATGGGGTATTGAAAAAGATAAATTATATCAAACTTATCAGGTATATGCCGACCAGCCCAATGCCTTACAAATAAGGGCTTTAAATTTAGGACAAAAATACTTTTATGCGATTGAGGCCTTTAACGAAAATGGTGTTTCGGCTTTGAGCGGAGTAATAGGAGATAAGTAA
- a CDS encoding DUF1456 family protein — protein MSNNDIFKKLRVALQLRDDEIVAILKLVDFNISKAELGAFFRSEDHPNYKPCGDQILRNFLNGLVIHLRGPRPEKPRSEKKVDK, from the coding sequence ATGTCAAATAATGATATTTTTAAAAAGTTGAGAGTAGCCCTACAGCTGCGTGATGACGAAATTGTAGCCATACTCAAATTAGTAGATTTTAATATCTCGAAAGCTGAATTGGGGGCATTTTTTAGAAGTGAAGACCACCCCAATTATAAGCCTTGCGGTGACCAAATTCTCCGTAACTTTCTTAATGGCTTGGTAATACACCTCCGTGGCCCTCGCCCAGAGAAACCTCGTTCTGAGAAGAAAGTTGATAAATAA
- a CDS encoding RNA recognition motif domain-containing protein: MDIYVGSLPFKLKDAGLKELFEAYGEVSSAKIVIDKITRQNKGFGFVEMPNDEEALAAIQALNESELDGRKLIVNKSVPKYKTSVKDTKPKKNGGYFKGIGNGPKKDKRGGNSW, translated from the coding sequence ATGGATATTTATGTAGGAAGTCTTCCTTTCAAACTAAAAGACGCTGGCCTGAAAGAATTGTTTGAAGCTTATGGAGAGGTAAGCTCAGCCAAAATTGTAATTGATAAAATCACTCGTCAAAATAAAGGTTTTGGCTTTGTTGAAATGCCTAACGACGAAGAGGCTTTGGCGGCTATTCAGGCTTTGAACGAGTCAGAACTCGATGGCCGTAAGCTTATTGTGAATAAGTCTGTTCCTAAATACAAAACAAGTGTAAAGGATACCAAACCTAAAAAGAATGGAGGGTACTTTAAGGGAATAGGCAATGGCCCCAAGAAAGACAAACGTGGAGGCAATAGTTGGTAA
- a CDS encoding RluA family pseudouridine synthase: protein MKPNNWAAKAPNKSTKSSDLLFQVTENTELMVFLIAKMPHKSRVNIKTILRDKQVLVDGRATTQFNHPLIPGQEVTIKTLKAYQEKPYKGLSIIFEDQHLIVINKDEGMLSISTDKEKELTAYSILSNHVKKTNPSNRIFVVHRLDRETSGLMMYAKSEKVQKLLQESWHATKERIYLAVTEGKLPQSDGTVESYLVESKAFIVYSSQNPNNGQKAITHYQTLKSNNNYSLVKVTLETGRKNQVRVHMQDLGHPVIGDAKYGSKVNPIKRLGLHAWVLTFVHPVTKESLHFETPIPKKFTGLF, encoded by the coding sequence ATGAAACCAAATAACTGGGCTGCCAAAGCCCCCAATAAATCAACCAAATCTTCGGATTTGTTATTTCAAGTAACCGAAAATACCGAATTAATGGTGTTTTTGATTGCCAAGATGCCCCATAAAAGTAGGGTAAATATCAAGACTATTTTGCGAGATAAACAAGTGCTGGTAGATGGCCGAGCCACCACACAGTTTAATCATCCTTTAATTCCGGGACAAGAAGTAACTATCAAAACATTAAAAGCATATCAGGAAAAACCTTATAAAGGGCTGAGTATTATTTTTGAAGACCAACACCTGATTGTTATTAACAAAGACGAAGGGATGTTGTCGATTTCGACAGATAAAGAAAAAGAGCTTACAGCTTATTCTATTCTGAGCAATCATGTCAAAAAAACAAACCCTTCCAATCGTATTTTTGTGGTACATCGGCTTGACCGTGAAACCTCGGGCTTGATGATGTATGCCAAAAGTGAAAAAGTCCAAAAACTCCTTCAAGAGTCTTGGCATGCTACCAAAGAACGTATCTATTTGGCTGTTACTGAAGGCAAATTACCTCAATCCGACGGTACGGTAGAATCATATTTGGTAGAAAGTAAGGCTTTTATTGTGTATTCGTCGCAAAACCCCAATAACGGGCAAAAGGCTATTACACATTATCAAACCCTGAAATCAAACAACAATTATTCATTGGTGAAAGTAACCCTCGAAACGGGTCGCAAAAACCAAGTAAGAGTACACATGCAAGACCTTGGGCATCCTGTAATTGGCGATGCCAAATATGGCTCAAAGGTCAACCCTATCAAGAGGTTGGGCTTGCACGCTTGGGTACTTACATTTGTACACCCTGTAACGAAAGAATCGCTGCATTTTGAAACACCGATTCCGAAAAAATTTACAGGATTATTTTAA
- a CDS encoding VF530 family protein → MSNQQANNPLHGVTLEMMLNHLVAYFGWNQLGQLIDIRCFNFDPSIKSSLAFLRKTPWARQKVEELYLKTLVDIERKSNIHETK, encoded by the coding sequence ATGTCTAATCAGCAAGCAAATAACCCACTACATGGCGTAACCCTCGAAATGATGCTAAATCATTTGGTAGCCTATTTTGGATGGAATCAATTAGGGCAACTTATTGATATTCGTTGCTTTAACTTTGACCCAAGTATCAAGTCTAGTTTGGCGTTTTTACGCAAAACTCCTTGGGCAAGACAAAAAGTAGAAGAATTATATCTGAAGACCCTTGTCGATATCGAGCGTAAAAGTAACATCCATGAAACCAAATAA
- a CDS encoding Nramp family divalent metal transporter, translating to MNKISKKLLKFWQVLGPGLITGASDDDPSGIATYSQAGAQFGSKLLWTAIFTYPLMVSIQEMCARIGLATGYGLMGTIKKYYSKKILYLILIVSFPSIILNIGADIAGMGAVGHLIVPQISPFVFSIAFTALLIFGIVYLSYRRIALILKWLCIVLFGYIIIPFLSNIQWTQVLIDTIIPKIEYSSDYFLALVGILGTTISPYLFFWQASMEVEEVNQKHLIVDKRVIHSMQSDVKWGMLLTNVVFYFIILTTGTVLYHAGIFQVQTVEEAARALQPLAGDMAYLLFAIGVIGTGLLAVPVLAGSLSYMMAETFGWEEGLDKKFHEARGFYITLIVSLLVGLLVHFMGISPIKALIYTAVLYGVTAPVLIAIIIHISNNKLIMGRFVNTFWSNFFGVITFLVMAFSAVALIYWSF from the coding sequence ATGAATAAAATCTCAAAAAAACTACTAAAATTCTGGCAGGTGCTTGGTCCTGGCCTTATTACAGGAGCAAGCGACGACGACCCTTCGGGAATTGCTACCTATTCGCAAGCAGGGGCTCAGTTTGGTTCAAAATTGCTTTGGACAGCTATTTTTACCTACCCCCTAATGGTATCTATTCAAGAAATGTGTGCTAGAATTGGCCTTGCTACTGGTTATGGGTTGATGGGGACAATTAAAAAGTATTATTCTAAAAAAATCCTGTACCTCATTTTAATCGTCAGTTTTCCGTCGATAATCCTCAATATAGGTGCTGATATTGCAGGCATGGGAGCAGTCGGGCATTTGATTGTTCCACAAATCTCACCATTTGTCTTTTCAATTGCCTTCACAGCATTATTGATTTTTGGGATAGTTTATTTATCGTATCGCCGTATTGCACTTATTCTCAAATGGCTTTGTATTGTGTTGTTTGGGTATATTATTATACCCTTTTTGTCAAATATTCAGTGGACACAAGTGCTAATAGACACCATAATTCCTAAAATTGAATATTCATCCGACTATTTTTTGGCCTTAGTAGGTATTTTAGGGACTACTATTTCGCCTTACTTGTTTTTTTGGCAGGCATCTATGGAGGTCGAAGAAGTAAATCAAAAACATTTGATAGTCGACAAGCGAGTGATTCATTCAATGCAAAGCGATGTAAAATGGGGAATGTTGTTGACCAATGTTGTCTTTTATTTTATTATTCTAACAACAGGAACAGTACTTTATCATGCAGGTATCTTTCAAGTTCAAACCGTAGAAGAAGCCGCCCGAGCCTTGCAGCCACTGGCTGGCGACATGGCGTATTTGTTATTTGCGATTGGCGTTATAGGAACGGGCTTGTTGGCTGTTCCAGTTTTGGCAGGTTCGTTGAGTTATATGATGGCCGAAACCTTTGGCTGGGAAGAGGGGCTCGACAAGAAATTTCATGAGGCCAGAGGTTTTTATATAACCTTGATAGTATCTTTACTGGTAGGCTTGCTTGTTCATTTTATGGGAATTAGCCCCATCAAAGCACTTATTTATACTGCCGTATTATATGGTGTTACAGCTCCAGTATTGATAGCCATAATTATTCATATTAGCAATAATAAGCTTATTATGGGGCGATTTGTGAATACCTTTTGGTCAAATTTCTTTGGTGTCATAACCTTTTTGGTCATGGCATTTTCGGCAGTAGCTCTTATCTATTGGTCTTTTTAG
- a CDS encoding TerC family protein: protein MTTEIIISLITLIVLEIVLGIDNIIFISILSDKLPVDKRKKARLVGLSLALVTRLILLAGISWIMKLDKTLFVVYDIAISGKGLILIAGGLFLLYKSNKEIFEKTEDSHDEKPFVYKSFGKIIGQILVLDLVFSIDSIITAVGLVDELWVMYVAVIVSISIMLMVAGTISSFITRHPSLKILALCFLMMIGITLIAEGLAFHIPKQYIYFSMAFSFFVNIIQIRKTEK, encoded by the coding sequence ATGACAACAGAAATTATTATTTCCCTGATTACGCTTATTGTTTTAGAAATTGTCTTGGGTATCGACAATATCATTTTTATTTCTATTCTTTCCGATAAACTCCCCGTCGATAAACGCAAAAAAGCCCGATTGGTTGGCTTAAGTTTGGCACTGGTAACTCGCCTGATTTTGTTGGCGGGTATTAGCTGGATTATGAAGCTCGACAAAACACTATTTGTAGTTTATGATATAGCTATTTCGGGAAAAGGGCTTATTCTTATTGCAGGAGGGCTATTTTTATTGTACAAAAGCAATAAAGAGATTTTTGAAAAAACTGAAGATAGTCACGACGAAAAGCCATTTGTGTACAAATCTTTTGGCAAAATTATAGGCCAAATATTGGTACTAGACCTAGTATTCTCGATTGATAGCATTATTACAGCCGTTGGGCTTGTCGACGAGCTTTGGGTAATGTATGTGGCTGTTATTGTATCTATTTCGATAATGCTTATGGTAGCAGGCACAATAAGTAGTTTTATTACTCGACATCCTTCGCTCAAAATTTTGGCTTTGTGTTTTTTGATGATGATAGGTATTACCCTTATTGCCGAAGGTTTGGCATTTCATATTCCTAAACAGTACATTTATTTCTCGATGGCGTTCTCCTTTTTTGTCAATATTATTCAAATTAGAAAAACAGAAAAATAA
- a CDS encoding glycoside hydrolase family 3 protein, producing the protein MLWVSLVTSGHLLAQKIAQPQLGHRSVELLKVKGLVFKDLNKNKKLDPYEDWRLPAEVRIKNLIAQMTLEEKIGFMIISTTRLAGDASFQANVPKTEITSGFNEEDLVQTMNMFTRKPLPNPMVTAAGTTKAIRDFHLRHFILRANTSAKILAEWSNNLQALSESTRLGIPSIITSNPRNHITVDASIGLSVGTTAFSKWPGELGLSAMNDLKLTREFAEIAAQEWTAVGLRKGYMYMADLATEPRWQRIEGTFGENADWVANMTREIVLGFQGKHLSNKSVALTIKHFPGGGPQVEGQDPHFDWGKDQHYPGKMFEYHLKPFKAAIDAGTSAIMPYYAKPIGTQYQEVAFAYNKGIIDDLLRKKMGFNGIINSDTGPIDMMPWGVENLTILERYQKAIQCGVDIFSGSADPTLLLETVKKGLVSEARINESVTRLLREKFALGLFENPYVDVAKAVETVGNAKFQKKADLALRKSIVLLRNQNKLLPLAPKTKVYFESYYNNGSNPIAVINPPKGTWPVEFVATKEESDVIVVWLKPNAGSLFSSTGGPIELTLSKNKIDIAHINDLIQSKPTIVAINYSSPWVIDEIDGNAQLKTVLATFGTSPEALLDVITGRFNPTGKMPFTTPISTKAVLENQSDVPGYLKSKGYALFRFGEGLGY; encoded by the coding sequence ATGTTATGGGTTTCTTTGGTAACATCAGGGCATTTATTGGCTCAGAAAATTGCCCAGCCCCAACTCGGACACCGCAGTGTAGAGCTACTCAAGGTGAAAGGATTGGTATTTAAGGACCTCAATAAAAACAAGAAATTAGACCCCTACGAAGACTGGCGACTGCCTGCCGAGGTACGTATCAAAAACCTTATTGCTCAGATGACCCTTGAAGAGAAAATAGGTTTTATGATTATTAGTACAACTCGTTTGGCGGGTGACGCATCTTTTCAGGCCAATGTACCCAAGACCGAAATTACCAGTGGCTTCAATGAAGAAGACCTCGTTCAAACCATGAATATGTTTACCCGAAAACCCCTGCCCAATCCGATGGTAACAGCGGCAGGTACAACAAAGGCTATTCGAGATTTTCATTTGAGGCATTTTATTTTACGAGCCAATACCAGTGCCAAAATACTGGCAGAGTGGTCCAACAACCTACAGGCTTTGTCTGAAAGTACCCGTCTGGGAATACCATCGATTATTACTTCCAATCCACGTAACCATATTACTGTCGATGCCTCGATTGGGCTGAGTGTTGGCACAACGGCATTTTCAAAATGGCCTGGCGAACTGGGGTTATCGGCTATGAACGACTTGAAACTAACCCGTGAGTTTGCTGAAATAGCCGCCCAAGAATGGACTGCCGTAGGTTTACGAAAGGGCTATATGTATATGGCCGATTTGGCTACAGAACCCCGCTGGCAACGTATAGAAGGTACTTTTGGCGAAAATGCCGATTGGGTAGCCAATATGACACGCGAGATTGTGCTGGGTTTTCAGGGTAAGCACTTGAGTAACAAATCTGTTGCTCTTACTATCAAGCATTTTCCAGGAGGAGGCCCACAAGTAGAAGGACAAGACCCTCATTTTGATTGGGGCAAAGACCAACATTATCCTGGAAAAATGTTTGAATATCACTTAAAACCCTTCAAAGCGGCTATCGACGCAGGAACATCGGCTATAATGCCCTATTATGCAAAACCTATCGGAACACAGTACCAAGAGGTTGCTTTTGCTTATAACAAAGGTATTATTGATGATTTGTTACGCAAAAAAATGGGATTCAATGGTATTATTAACTCTGATACTGGCCCTATCGACATGATGCCTTGGGGGGTAGAAAATCTCACGATACTCGAACGCTACCAAAAGGCTATTCAATGTGGTGTCGACATATTTTCGGGAAGTGCCGACCCCACCTTATTACTCGAAACGGTCAAAAAAGGATTGGTGAGCGAAGCCCGTATCAATGAATCTGTGACTCGCTTATTGCGTGAAAAGTTTGCATTAGGCCTTTTTGAAAACCCTTATGTAGATGTAGCCAAAGCGGTAGAAACAGTCGGAAATGCTAAATTTCAGAAAAAGGCAGATTTAGCTCTTCGGAAGTCAATTGTGTTGCTTCGTAATCAAAATAAATTGCTTCCGCTTGCCCCAAAAACAAAGGTGTATTTTGAAAGCTATTATAATAATGGCTCAAATCCTATTGCTGTTATTAATCCTCCTAAGGGTACTTGGCCTGTAGAGTTTGTTGCTACCAAAGAAGAATCAGATGTTATTGTAGTTTGGCTAAAGCCCAATGCTGGGAGTCTATTTAGCTCAACAGGTGGCCCAATAGAACTGACCCTGTCCAAAAATAAAATAGACATAGCACATATCAATGATCTGATACAATCAAAGCCAACGATTGTAGCCATTAATTATTCGAGTCCTTGGGTAATTGATGAAATTGATGGCAATGCACAATTAAAAACGGTTTTGGCTACATTCGGCACAAGCCCTGAAGCATTACTTGATGTAATTACAGGACGATTTAACCCTACTGGCAAAATGCCTTTTACAACGCCTATATCGACAAAGGCAGTTTTAGAAAACCAATCGGATGTGCCGGGTTATCTCAAATCCAAGGGATATGCCCTTTTTAGGTTTGGTGAGGGGTTAGGTTATTAG
- a CDS encoding acyltransferase family protein translates to MTNNHLSKSLSTLSDTSPSVPKKQLYFPNLNGVRFIAAFSVLFHHIEQAKNVFGIDNIYTNHIIKQMGKQGVGLFFVLSGFLITYLLLHEKGKNQGINIKNFYIRRVLRIWPIYFIIVIAATLIFPNIPIMYEFSGNTKYNDPYFYPRLSLLLIVLPNLSFVFYELPYMCSQTWSIGVEEQFYYLWPWLIRANTWKKRLGIIAIFIAGTAAIFAFYFHFFTDYTTADLPKLLNFFMSQFRILMMVMGGLGAYLVFTKHAILKVLFLKKVQYIVYAILLTIIILGIQFKGLNLEVYSIFFCYFIVNVAANPDTIINLEYSVISYLGKISYGIYIYHIAVNIFVINLLKPYQNIWTNLHYNIVMYTFTVGLTILIASLSYHFLEQKLLAFKERFSH, encoded by the coding sequence ATGACGAATAATCACTTATCCAAATCACTCTCTACACTGTCAGATACTAGCCCAAGTGTGCCTAAAAAACAACTTTATTTCCCAAATTTGAATGGTGTCCGTTTTATTGCGGCCTTTAGCGTACTGTTTCATCATATTGAGCAGGCCAAAAATGTATTTGGTATCGATAATATTTATACCAATCACATTATCAAGCAAATGGGAAAACAAGGAGTAGGCTTGTTTTTTGTATTGAGTGGTTTTTTGATAACATATTTACTTTTGCATGAAAAAGGCAAAAACCAAGGTATCAATATCAAGAACTTCTATATCAGACGAGTTCTTCGTATTTGGCCTATTTATTTTATTATTGTTATTGCTGCCACGCTGATATTTCCGAATATCCCTATCATGTACGAGTTTAGTGGAAATACCAAGTACAATGATCCTTATTTTTACCCTCGTTTATCGTTATTACTGATTGTATTACCCAACCTCAGTTTTGTGTTTTACGAATTGCCTTATATGTGTTCGCAAACTTGGTCGATTGGTGTCGAAGAACAGTTTTATTACCTTTGGCCGTGGCTAATTCGTGCCAATACATGGAAAAAACGGTTGGGCATTATTGCTATTTTTATTGCCGGAACAGCTGCGATATTTGCTTTTTATTTTCATTTTTTCACAGATTACACTACTGCTGATTTGCCTAAATTGCTCAACTTTTTTATGAGTCAATTTCGTATATTAATGATGGTAATGGGTGGGCTAGGTGCGTACTTAGTATTTACCAAACATGCTATCCTAAAGGTATTATTCCTAAAAAAAGTACAATATATTGTTTATGCCATCTTGCTAACTATTATCATATTAGGGATTCAATTTAAGGGACTAAACCTAGAGGTTTATAGTATTTTCTTTTGTTATTTCATTGTAAACGTAGCGGCTAATCCCGACACTATTATCAACCTAGAGTATTCGGTGATTTCGTATCTTGGCAAAATATCGTATGGGATTTATATTTATCATATTGCTGTCAATATATTTGTCATTAATTTATTAAAGCCTTATCAAAATATTTGGACAAATTTACACTATAATATCGTCATGTATACGTTTACAGTAGGTCTAACTATCTTGATTGCTAGCCTATCTTATCATTTCCTTGAACAAAAATTATTAGCCTTCAAAGAACGATTTAGTCATTGA
- a CDS encoding DEAD/DEAH box helicase: MTFEDFQLNRQLLNAITDLGYDVPSPIQEQAIPLVMGGHDVLGIAQTGTGKTAAYLLPILMKVKYAQGKDMRVLILAPTRELVMQIDTAITELAKYTDIRHVAIYGGLGPKTQIETIKAGIDILVATPGRFMDIYLKGEIGVKELKTLVLDEADKMMDMGFMPQIRKILEVIPSKKRQNLLFSATFPPRVEELSHEFLEFPKKVEVSPQATTAEMVNQILYEMPNFKTKINLIGMLMKDIERFKRVIIFCRSKEVADNIFKFLARKIVPENKIKVIHANKGQNTRINSMEAFREGNVQVLVATDVAARGIDIQMVSHVVNFDVPIIYEDYVHRIGRTGRANHTGEAITFMTEAEEYHIKKIEKIIKMEIPRQPLPDELVIEETPFIEKQEMLREIDAQKKKEDPNFKGAFHEKKDRRVKSKEKQEKQKKQMISSGRAPKNTSYRGKSNGGSSRRNTNKK, encoded by the coding sequence ATGACATTTGAGGATTTTCAATTAAATCGACAACTACTCAACGCCATCACCGATTTAGGTTATGACGTTCCTTCGCCCATACAAGAACAAGCCATTCCATTAGTAATGGGTGGCCACGATGTGCTAGGTATTGCCCAAACAGGTACAGGAAAAACAGCAGCATATTTATTGCCTATTTTGATGAAAGTCAAATATGCCCAAGGAAAAGATATGCGTGTGCTGATTTTGGCACCTACTCGTGAGCTTGTTATGCAAATAGACACCGCTATTACCGAACTGGCCAAATATACCGATATTCGTCACGTTGCCATTTATGGTGGTTTGGGGCCTAAAACCCAAATCGAAACAATCAAAGCTGGCATAGATATTTTGGTAGCTACGCCAGGGCGTTTTATGGATATTTATCTCAAAGGCGAAATTGGTGTAAAAGAACTGAAAACGCTAGTTTTGGACGAAGCCGATAAAATGATGGATATGGGTTTTATGCCCCAAATTCGTAAAATTTTAGAGGTTATTCCTTCCAAAAAACGCCAAAACCTACTATTCTCGGCAACATTTCCTCCACGTGTAGAAGAGCTTTCTCATGAATTCTTAGAATTTCCTAAAAAAGTAGAGGTAAGCCCTCAGGCTACTACAGCCGAAATGGTCAACCAGATATTGTATGAAATGCCAAACTTCAAAACAAAAATCAACCTAATCGGAATGTTGATGAAGGATATTGAGCGTTTCAAACGAGTAATTATTTTTTGTAGAAGTAAAGAAGTAGCCGATAACATTTTTAAATTTTTAGCTCGCAAAATCGTTCCCGAAAACAAGATAAAGGTAATTCATGCCAACAAGGGGCAAAATACCCGTATCAATTCTATGGAGGCTTTTCGAGAAGGCAATGTACAAGTACTTGTAGCTACCGATGTGGCCGCTCGTGGTATCGACATTCAAATGGTGAGCCATGTAGTAAATTTTGATGTACCTATCATTTATGAAGATTATGTACACCGAATCGGCCGCACAGGACGTGCCAACCACACGGGCGAAGCCATTACTTTTATGACCGAAGCCGAAGAATATCATATCAAAAAAATCGAAAAGATTATCAAGATGGAAATTCCTCGCCAGCCACTACCCGATGAATTGGTGATTGAAGAAACACCTTTTATCGAAAAACAGGAAATGCTGCGTGAAATAGATGCTCAGAAGAAAAAAGAAGACCCTAATTTTAAAGGAGCATTTCATGAGAAAAAAGACCGCCGTGTGAAATCGAAGGAAAAGCAAGAAAAACAGAAAAAACAAATGATTTCGAGCGGTAGAGCCCCCAAAAATACCTCATACCGTGGCAAGAGCAATGGCGGTTCTAGCAGAAGAAATACCAACAAAAAGTAA